In the genome of Streptomyces pactum, one region contains:
- a CDS encoding LPXTG cell wall anchor domain-containing protein, producing the protein MSSQPVQQGEAKEQLAETGTSGTAFLLIGSATMIAGGVGFRLMPRLINRAAAA; encoded by the coding sequence GTGAGCAGCCAGCCGGTGCAGCAGGGCGAGGCCAAGGAGCAGCTGGCCGAGACCGGCACCTCCGGCACCGCCTTCCTGCTGATCGGCTCGGCCACCATGATCGCCGGTGGCGTCGGGTTCCGGCTCATGCCGCGGCTGATCAACCGCGCCGCCGCCGCCTGA
- a CDS encoding carbohydrate ABC transporter permease — protein MFLLPALALLGALVVYPIGYSVWRSLFDASGDGFVGIDNYREVFSDDAIRTAVKNNVIWVIVAPSVATALGLIFAVLTERVRWATAFKLVVFMPMAISMLAAGIIFRLVYEQDPDRGVANAITVTVHDTFADRPPFPGAHPRNGSGLGESPDGSYTVPGQARAGAAQLVPLVGAKRQDIGGAQEAVAARPEAGKVTGTVWFDFTRGGGGRHGALDPGEKALAGVTVEAVRDGEVVARATTRGDGTYTLPGKAEGAQLRLPAANFDEPYNGVDWLGPSLVTPAIIGSYVWMWAGFAMVLIAAGLASVPRELLEAARVDGASEWQVFRRVTVPLLAPVLAVVVVTLMINVLKIFDLVYIIAPGTTQDDANVLALQLFQSSFGTDVNQGVGSAISVFLLVLVLPVMYFNVRRIRRERRR, from the coding sequence CTGTTCCTGCTGCCGGCGCTGGCGCTGCTGGGCGCGCTGGTGGTCTACCCGATCGGCTACTCGGTCTGGCGCAGCCTCTTCGACGCGTCGGGCGACGGGTTCGTCGGGATCGACAACTACCGCGAGGTGTTCTCCGACGACGCCATCCGCACCGCCGTCAAGAACAACGTCATCTGGGTGATCGTGGCGCCCTCGGTGGCCACCGCGCTGGGCCTGATCTTCGCGGTGCTCACCGAGCGGGTCCGCTGGGCGACGGCGTTCAAGCTGGTCGTCTTCATGCCGATGGCGATCTCCATGCTGGCGGCGGGCATCATCTTCCGGCTGGTGTACGAGCAGGACCCGGACCGGGGCGTGGCGAACGCCATCACCGTGACGGTCCACGACACCTTCGCCGACCGGCCGCCGTTCCCCGGGGCGCACCCGCGGAACGGTTCCGGGCTGGGCGAGTCGCCGGACGGCTCGTACACGGTGCCGGGACAGGCCCGCGCGGGCGCCGCCCAGCTGGTCCCGCTGGTGGGCGCCAAGCGGCAGGACATCGGCGGCGCCCAGGAGGCGGTGGCCGCCCGCCCGGAGGCGGGGAAGGTCACCGGTACCGTCTGGTTCGACTTCACCCGGGGCGGCGGCGGCCGGCACGGGGCGCTGGACCCGGGCGAGAAGGCGCTCGCCGGGGTGACGGTGGAGGCCGTGCGGGACGGCGAGGTGGTGGCGCGGGCCACCACCCGCGGCGACGGCACGTACACCCTGCCGGGGAAGGCGGAAGGGGCACAGCTGCGGCTGCCGGCCGCCAACTTCGACGAGCCGTACAACGGGGTCGACTGGCTCGGCCCGTCGCTGGTGACCCCGGCGATCATCGGGTCGTACGTGTGGATGTGGGCCGGGTTCGCGATGGTCCTGATCGCGGCCGGTCTGGCGAGCGTGCCGCGGGAACTGCTGGAGGCGGCGCGGGTGGACGGCGCCAGCGAGTGGCAGGTCTTCCGGCGGGTGACGGTGCCGCTGCTGGCGCCGGTGCTCGCGGTGGTCGTGGTCACGTTGATGATCAATGTGCTGAAGATCTTCGACCTGGTCTACATCATCGCGCCGGGCACCACCCAGGACGACGCCAACGTGCTCGCGCTCCAGCTCTTCCAGTCGTCCTTCGGGACCGACGTCAACCAGGGTGTCGGCAGCGCGATCTCGGTGTTCCTGCTGGTGCTCGTCCTTCCCGTGATGTATTTCAACGTTCGCCGTATCCGCAGGGAGCGCCGCCGATGA
- the ftsE gene encoding cell division ATP-binding protein FtsE: protein MIRFDNVSKTYPKQTRPALRDVSLEVGKGEFVFLVGSSGSGKSTFLRLLLREERATHGAVHVLGKDLARLSNWKVPQMRRQLGTVFQDFRLLPNKTVGENVAFALEVIGKPRAAIRKTVPEVLELVGLGGKEDRMPGELSGGEQQRVAIARAFVNRPLLLIADEPTGNLDPQTSVGIMKLLDRINRTGTTVIMATHDQQIVDQMRKRVIELEQGRLVRDQSRGVYGYQH, encoded by the coding sequence GTGATCCGATTCGACAACGTCTCGAAGACCTACCCCAAGCAGACCCGCCCCGCGCTCCGCGATGTCTCGCTGGAGGTCGGCAAAGGCGAGTTCGTCTTCCTCGTGGGTTCCTCGGGGTCCGGAAAGTCCACCTTTCTCCGCCTGCTCCTGCGCGAGGAGCGGGCCACCCACGGCGCCGTGCATGTGCTGGGGAAGGATCTGGCGCGACTGTCCAACTGGAAGGTGCCACAGATGCGCCGCCAGCTGGGCACGGTGTTCCAGGACTTCCGGCTGCTGCCGAACAAGACGGTGGGGGAGAACGTCGCCTTCGCCCTCGAAGTGATCGGCAAACCGCGCGCCGCCATCCGCAAGACCGTGCCGGAAGTGCTGGAGCTGGTCGGGCTGGGCGGCAAGGAGGACCGGATGCCCGGTGAGCTGTCCGGTGGTGAGCAGCAGCGGGTGGCCATCGCCCGCGCGTTCGTCAACCGGCCGCTGCTGCTCATCGCGGACGAGCCGACCGGCAACCTCGACCCGCAGACCTCGGTCGGGATCATGAAGCTGCTGGACCGGATCAACCGGACCGGTACCACCGTGATCATGGCCACCCACGACCAGCAGATCGTGGACCAGATGCGCAAGCGCGTGATCGAACTTGAACAGGGCCGTCTCGTTCGCGACCAGTCCCGCGGCGTCTACGGCTACCAGCACTGA
- a CDS encoding FtsK/SpoIIIE domain-containing protein encodes MFTGPAARAGEPAGGVELYEGVATVDAVSAAWAERFARALAPLRPSGAAYGAGAGRGAAALPATARLLDELGLARATPASLLARWAAAADEVPTGGRTLAVLGAGVAGPLSVDLAADGPHLLIDGGPGTGKTELLRSVAASLSAAERPDRLAMVLVDGGGAERGEGLRVCTDLPHVSTYLAASDPVRMREFAQALAAELKRRAELLGRLDFVTWHAQQRDTAPRVIAPRRPGDTRTAPDARPAPDAGGAPRAGAPGTRSVPAALAASGRPSATDPGAGRRPEAGGPPQGSGGDLPGTDGAAPPSGTGHGHGHRGDLETPPSSTLKLRPGRQSGAAADAGRLTARTALPRLVVLVDDFDALVAPALGSPGRPAAGSVVRALEAVARDGARLGVHLVAASGRPDRTAETAAVEHAGLRITLEPSAPTEEPGRPDGTAHGDGGPGHGDGPGRAADHRAGGATVPGRGRLHRPDDAVATPFQAGRVTGRIPRTATQRPTVVPLDWTRMGDPPTRRPVRELGNGPTDLALLASALQRAAQSAQAPTAPALG; translated from the coding sequence GTGTTCACCGGTCCGGCCGCCCGGGCCGGGGAGCCGGCCGGCGGCGTCGAGCTGTACGAGGGCGTGGCGACGGTGGACGCGGTGTCCGCCGCGTGGGCCGAGCGCTTCGCGCGGGCGCTGGCCCCACTGCGCCCGTCCGGCGCGGCGTACGGAGCCGGGGCGGGCCGTGGCGCCGCCGCGCTGCCGGCCACCGCCCGGCTCCTGGACGAACTGGGGCTGGCCCGGGCCACGCCCGCCTCCCTGCTGGCCCGCTGGGCGGCCGCCGCGGACGAGGTGCCGACCGGCGGCCGGACCCTGGCCGTGCTGGGCGCGGGGGTTGCCGGGCCGCTCTCGGTGGACCTGGCCGCCGACGGGCCGCACCTGCTCATCGACGGCGGCCCGGGCACCGGCAAAACCGAGCTGCTGCGGTCGGTCGCCGCCTCGCTGTCCGCCGCCGAACGGCCGGACCGCCTGGCGATGGTGCTGGTGGACGGCGGCGGGGCGGAGCGCGGCGAGGGGCTGCGGGTCTGTACCGACCTGCCGCACGTCTCGACCTATCTGGCCGCCTCCGACCCGGTCCGGATGCGGGAGTTCGCCCAGGCCCTGGCGGCGGAGCTGAAGCGGCGCGCCGAACTCCTGGGCCGGCTGGACTTCGTCACCTGGCACGCGCAGCAGCGGGACACCGCGCCGCGGGTGATCGCGCCGCGCCGCCCCGGCGACACCCGGACCGCGCCGGACGCCCGGCCGGCACCGGACGCCGGTGGCGCACCGCGGGCCGGCGCGCCCGGGACGCGCTCGGTACCGGCCGCGCTCGCCGCCTCCGGGCGTCCGTCCGCCACCGACCCGGGCGCCGGGCGGCGGCCGGAGGCGGGCGGTCCGCCGCAAGGGTCCGGCGGGGACCTGCCGGGGACGGACGGCGCCGCGCCGCCGTCCGGCACCGGCCACGGTCACGGGCACCGCGGTGACCTGGAGACGCCGCCCAGCAGCACGCTGAAGCTCCGCCCCGGCCGGCAGTCCGGCGCGGCGGCCGACGCGGGACGGCTCACCGCGCGGACCGCGCTGCCCCGGCTGGTGGTCCTGGTGGACGACTTCGACGCCCTGGTGGCGCCGGCGCTGGGCAGCCCGGGGCGGCCGGCCGCCGGCTCGGTCGTCCGTGCGCTGGAGGCGGTGGCCCGGGACGGCGCCCGGCTCGGCGTCCACCTCGTCGCCGCGTCCGGCCGCCCGGACCGCACCGCGGAGACCGCGGCCGTGGAGCACGCCGGACTGCGGATCACCCTGGAACCGTCGGCCCCGACCGAGGAACCCGGCCGCCCCGACGGGACGGCACACGGCGACGGTGGGCCGGGACACGGTGACGGCCCGGGGCGGGCGGCGGACCACCGGGCGGGCGGCGCGACGGTGCCGGGCCGCGGGCGGCTGCACCGGCCGGACGACGCGGTGGCCACCCCGTTCCAGGCCGGGCGGGTCACCGGGCGGATACCCCGCACCGCGACCCAGCGGCCGACCGTGGTGCCGCTGGACTGGACCCGGATGGGCGACCCGCCGACCCGGCGACCGGTACGGGAGCTGGGCAACGGACCGACGGACCTCGCCCTGCTCGCGAGCGCGTTGCAGCGTGCGGCCCAGTCCGCACAGGCCCCCACCGCCCCGGCCCTCGGCTGA
- a CDS encoding ABC transporter substrate-binding protein, with translation MAALGLTVAGCGSEDGAQAGSAPPTTVELPRLSGQKLQVAAVWTGTEQANFTKVLDEFEKRTGAEVSFVPSGDDMSAFVGSKIAGGQPPDVALVGQVGVLREFAEKGWAKPLGPEAKAQLEKNFSPGWQDLGSHEGTRYGVYFKVSNKSLIWYNTAAFEYAGAKEPKTWRELLDQAQLISDSGTDPVSVGGADGWTLTDWFENVYLSQAGPEKYDQLAQHKIKWTDPSVTRALETLAELWGRKGMLAGGRSGALQTAFPDSVTKAFGNAAEPEAGMVFEGDFVAANVTDAGAELGAEAQVFPFPAVGEKAPVVTGGDVAVALRDSKAAQALLTFLASPDAAHIWAQAGGYVSANKALDVKAYPNAQFRDIATALIAAGDDFRFDMSDQAPAAFGGKPAQGEWKALQDFLKNPRDVAGIQRQLEADAAKAYQN, from the coding sequence GTGGCCGCGCTCGGGCTGACGGTGGCCGGCTGCGGTTCCGAGGACGGTGCGCAGGCCGGTTCCGCGCCGCCGACGACCGTGGAGCTGCCGCGGCTGAGCGGGCAGAAACTCCAGGTGGCGGCGGTGTGGACGGGCACCGAGCAGGCGAACTTCACCAAGGTGCTGGACGAGTTCGAGAAGCGCACCGGCGCCGAGGTGTCGTTCGTGCCCAGCGGTGACGACATGTCGGCCTTCGTGGGTTCCAAGATCGCCGGTGGTCAGCCGCCGGACGTGGCGCTGGTGGGCCAGGTCGGCGTGTTGCGGGAGTTCGCCGAGAAGGGCTGGGCGAAACCGCTCGGGCCGGAGGCCAAGGCGCAGCTGGAGAAGAACTTCTCGCCCGGCTGGCAGGATCTCGGCTCGCACGAGGGCACCCGGTACGGGGTGTACTTCAAGGTCAGCAACAAGTCGCTGATCTGGTACAACACCGCCGCGTTCGAGTACGCGGGCGCCAAGGAGCCGAAGACCTGGCGGGAGCTGCTCGACCAGGCTCAGCTGATCTCCGACTCCGGGACCGACCCGGTGTCGGTCGGCGGCGCGGACGGCTGGACGCTCACCGACTGGTTCGAGAACGTCTACCTCTCCCAGGCCGGGCCGGAGAAGTACGACCAGCTCGCCCAGCACAAGATCAAGTGGACCGATCCGTCGGTGACCCGGGCGCTGGAGACCCTGGCCGAGCTGTGGGGCCGCAAGGGGATGCTGGCCGGCGGGCGGAGCGGGGCGCTGCAGACCGCGTTCCCGGACTCGGTCACCAAGGCGTTCGGCAACGCCGCCGAGCCGGAGGCCGGGATGGTGTTCGAGGGCGACTTCGTGGCCGCCAACGTCACCGACGCGGGCGCGGAGCTGGGCGCGGAGGCGCAGGTCTTCCCGTTCCCGGCGGTCGGTGAGAAGGCGCCGGTGGTCACCGGCGGGGACGTGGCCGTGGCGCTGCGGGACAGCAAGGCGGCGCAGGCGCTGCTGACCTTCCTCGCCTCGCCGGACGCGGCGCACATCTGGGCGCAGGCGGGCGGTTACGTCTCGGCGAACAAGGCGCTCGACGTCAAGGCCTACCCCAACGCCCAGTTCCGCGACATCGCCACGGCGCTGATCGCGGCGGGCGACGACTTCCGCTTCGACATGTCCGACCAGGCGCCGGCCGCGTTCGGCGGCAAGCCGGCGCAGGGCGAGTGGAAGGCGCTGCAGGACTTCCTCAAGAACCCACGCGATGTGGCGGGCATTCAGCGCCAGTTGGAAGCAGACGCCGCCAAGGCGTACCAGAACTGA
- the prfB gene encoding peptide chain release factor 2 → MAVVDVSEELKSLSSTMGSIEAVLDLDRMRADIAVLEEQAAAPSLWDDPENAQKVTSRLSYLQGQLRRVEELRGRIDDLEVLFELADAEDDADARGEAEAELASVRKALDEMEVRTLLSGEYDAREALVNIRAEAGGVDAADFAEKLQRMYLRWAERHGYKTEVYETSYAEEAGIKSTTFAVQSPYAYGTLSVEQGTHRLVRISPFDNQGRRQTSFAGVEVLPVVEQSDHVEIDESDLRIDVYRSSGPGGQGVNTTDSAVRITHLPTGIVVSCQNERSQIQNKATAMNVLQAKLLERRRQEEQAKMDALKGDGGNSWGNQMRSYVLHPYQMVKDLRTEHEVGNPQAVLDGEIDGFLEAGIRWRKQQEK, encoded by the coding sequence GTGGCAGTCGTCGATGTATCCGAAGAGCTGAAGTCCCTCTCCTCCACCATGGGGTCGATCGAGGCGGTCCTCGACCTGGACCGGATGAGGGCCGATATCGCCGTGCTTGAGGAGCAGGCGGCGGCGCCGTCCCTGTGGGACGACCCGGAGAACGCGCAGAAGGTCACCAGCCGGCTCTCCTACCTCCAGGGGCAGCTGCGCCGGGTGGAGGAGCTGCGCGGCCGCATCGACGACCTTGAGGTCCTCTTCGAGCTGGCCGACGCCGAGGACGACGCGGACGCCCGCGGCGAGGCCGAGGCCGAGCTGGCCTCGGTGCGCAAGGCGCTCGACGAGATGGAGGTCCGCACCCTCCTGTCCGGCGAGTACGACGCCCGTGAGGCGCTGGTGAACATCCGCGCCGAGGCCGGTGGCGTGGACGCCGCCGACTTCGCCGAGAAGCTCCAGCGGATGTACCTGCGCTGGGCGGAGCGGCACGGCTACAAGACCGAGGTGTACGAGACCTCCTACGCGGAGGAGGCCGGCATCAAGTCGACCACCTTCGCGGTGCAGTCCCCCTACGCCTACGGCACGCTCTCGGTGGAGCAGGGCACGCACCGCCTGGTCCGGATCTCGCCGTTCGACAACCAGGGCCGCCGTCAGACCTCCTTCGCGGGCGTCGAGGTGCTGCCCGTGGTCGAGCAGAGCGACCACGTGGAGATCGACGAGTCCGACCTGCGGATCGACGTCTACCGCTCCTCCGGCCCGGGCGGCCAGGGCGTGAACACCACCGACTCGGCGGTGCGCATCACCCACCTCCCGACCGGCATCGTGGTCTCCTGCCAGAACGAGCGCTCGCAGATCCAGAACAAGGCGACCGCCATGAACGTCCTCCAGGCCAAGCTCCTCGAACGCCGCCGCCAGGAGGAGCAGGCGAAGATGGACGCGCTCAAGGGCGACGGCGGCAACTCCTGGGGCAACCAGATGCGTTCGTACGTCCTGCACCCGTACCAGATGGTCAAGGACCTGCGGACCGAGCACGAGGTCGGCAACCCCCAGGCCGTGCTCGACGGTGAGATCGACGGCTTCCTGGAGGCCGGGATCCGCTGGCGCAAGCAGCAGGAGAAGTAA
- a CDS encoding FHA domain-containing protein, with protein sequence MPSPAPQPPATVAVDVLVTAPAGTTLSAVASGLADAVAAAGSEAGGAGAPVFSGADRLDPQRCVLGEPPLVDGAVISLGAPAGPHGWSADPVPEAATGVRLHVVAGPDAGGVHLLHGGQIRIGRSTEADVPLDDPDVSRLHCAVTVADDGRITVADLGSTNGTLMAGRRVGATPVPLAPDTLVRIGESALRLRTPADGEDPAGPPVAPDGEGHLRVAPAAYPGHGATVDHRPPHPGQGPHGGRPGHRAGGTAGTGPGGVPGGSGARPHAGAGPAGGAPVPGAGLPSAHRTALSAGTVSVPLPGDEGAGPEDAGGPAAPPRRRGIGAWARRLAGGRAAEREPGPGEGPAEDREELRARAAAEAAELRRRWPDPADILLTALAPGHRLWERGPEHPDALTVRLGTADRTTAGGAVIEAAPVTVDLRGAGSLGLAGPRARLAGLARSVVAQLAALHSPAALEIVLISTDRNRGAQERLAEWSWLGWLPQLHPAHGQDCRLLLAYDREQAMARAAELTRRLDGSGLGPAWATAPPEAVEAAARAYPGPYAVVVVDGDPGSPALRDSLAALAAGGAAGGVHLICLAETEALPAGAPVAAGHAGACAVSPVFAECGTVALLSGDVATGLRLMRPARPHRPSGDPQGAWTAGAPSPAAGATAAPGEGHPGPWAAGGAVPAPGGAPAPGAVGGSGAGVSPGPAAPAGGAAPGAGLPGGRPDIAGTTGPHDRPDPAGAAGTAAGSGSSAWPAAAPHPGATGQHAATGGHGHHGQYATAEHAADGQPDAAGRQAAAGQRNTTGQQTAAGQQGHGPTAPEEGFPSHGRTAGASDGTGTPQGHAGAPGGYGGTHQGHAGAPGPAAATPGPGHRTGEQAGPHAHPAGPGAGPDACAHPDGLARPGAHGPAGADDRHTATGGDRYPCQRPRPVPATDGAPVPRSRRGIPAPATPPAGAGRPALGHGPARSPGRRGRARGRPPRHGPGRGPGRRRPPRLPAHGRGPPAVRRSPWPRRPPRRRSRSCHSPPPGPWGVRRRRAGVRHRPRRAVARRPG encoded by the coding sequence GTGCCTTCCCCGGCCCCGCAGCCCCCGGCCACCGTCGCGGTGGACGTCCTGGTCACCGCCCCCGCCGGCACCACCCTGTCCGCGGTGGCGAGCGGGCTGGCCGACGCCGTCGCGGCGGCCGGCTCCGAGGCCGGCGGCGCCGGGGCCCCGGTGTTCAGCGGCGCGGACCGGCTCGACCCGCAGCGCTGTGTGCTCGGCGAGCCGCCGCTGGTGGACGGCGCGGTGATCTCCCTCGGCGCCCCGGCCGGCCCGCACGGCTGGTCGGCCGACCCGGTGCCGGAGGCCGCCACCGGGGTACGGCTGCACGTGGTGGCCGGACCGGACGCCGGCGGGGTCCACCTGCTGCACGGCGGGCAGATCCGGATAGGGCGTTCCACGGAGGCCGACGTGCCGCTGGACGACCCGGACGTCTCCCGGCTGCACTGCGCGGTGACGGTGGCCGACGACGGCCGGATCACCGTGGCCGACCTGGGCTCGACCAACGGCACGCTGATGGCCGGCCGGCGGGTCGGCGCCACCCCCGTCCCGCTGGCCCCGGACACCCTGGTGCGCATCGGGGAGTCCGCGCTGCGGCTGCGCACCCCCGCCGACGGGGAGGATCCCGCCGGACCGCCCGTCGCACCGGACGGCGAGGGCCACCTCCGGGTGGCCCCGGCGGCGTACCCGGGCCACGGGGCGACCGTGGACCACCGGCCGCCGCACCCAGGCCAGGGCCCGCACGGCGGCCGGCCGGGGCACCGGGCCGGCGGCACGGCCGGGACGGGCCCCGGAGGCGTGCCCGGCGGGTCCGGGGCGCGGCCGCACGCCGGTGCCGGCCCGGCCGGCGGCGCCCCCGTTCCCGGCGCCGGACTGCCGTCCGCGCACCGGACTGCGCTGTCCGCCGGGACCGTCTCGGTCCCGCTGCCCGGCGACGAAGGGGCCGGGCCGGAGGACGCCGGCGGACCGGCGGCCCCGCCCCGGCGCCGCGGCATAGGGGCGTGGGCACGGCGACTGGCCGGCGGCCGGGCGGCGGAGCGCGAGCCCGGCCCCGGCGAGGGGCCGGCGGAGGACCGCGAGGAGCTGCGCGCCCGGGCCGCGGCCGAGGCGGCGGAGCTGCGGCGCCGCTGGCCCGATCCGGCCGACATCCTGCTCACCGCGCTCGCCCCCGGACACCGGCTGTGGGAGCGCGGCCCGGAGCACCCCGACGCGCTGACCGTACGGCTGGGCACCGCCGACCGGACCACGGCCGGCGGCGCGGTGATCGAGGCGGCCCCGGTCACGGTGGACCTGCGCGGGGCCGGCTCGCTGGGCCTGGCCGGGCCGCGCGCCCGGCTCGCCGGGCTGGCCCGCTCGGTGGTGGCCCAGCTCGCCGCGCTGCACTCCCCCGCCGCCCTGGAGATCGTGCTCATCAGCACCGACCGGAACCGCGGCGCCCAGGAGCGGCTCGCCGAGTGGTCCTGGCTGGGCTGGCTCCCGCAGCTGCACCCGGCGCACGGCCAGGACTGCCGGCTGCTGCTCGCCTACGACCGGGAGCAGGCCATGGCCCGGGCGGCGGAGCTGACCCGCCGGCTGGACGGGAGCGGCCTGGGCCCGGCCTGGGCCACCGCGCCGCCCGAGGCGGTGGAGGCCGCGGCCCGGGCGTACCCGGGCCCGTACGCGGTGGTGGTCGTGGACGGTGACCCCGGTTCGCCGGCGCTGCGCGACAGCCTCGCCGCGCTGGCCGCGGGCGGTGCGGCGGGCGGCGTCCACCTGATCTGCCTGGCCGAGACGGAGGCGCTGCCCGCCGGCGCGCCGGTCGCCGCCGGCCACGCCGGGGCCTGCGCGGTCTCCCCGGTCTTCGCGGAGTGCGGGACGGTCGCCCTGCTCAGCGGGGACGTGGCGACCGGGCTGCGGCTCATGCGCCCGGCCCGCCCGCACCGCCCGTCCGGCGACCCGCAGGGCGCGTGGACGGCCGGTGCTCCCTCCCCGGCGGCCGGTGCCACCGCCGCTCCCGGGGAGGGCCATCCCGGGCCGTGGGCGGCCGGTGGTGCCGTCCCGGCGCCCGGTGGCGCCCCCGCGCCCGGTGCGGTCGGCGGGTCCGGCGCCGGGGTGTCCCCGGGCCCGGCCGCGCCGGCGGGCGGCGCCGCGCCCGGCGCCGGCCTCCCCGGCGGCCGGCCGGACATCGCCGGCACCACCGGACCCCACGACCGGCCGGACCCGGCGGGCGCCGCCGGTACCGCCGCCGGCTCCGGCAGCTCCGCCTGGCCCGCGGCGGCCCCGCACCCGGGCGCCACCGGGCAGCACGCCGCCACCGGAGGGCACGGGCACCACGGGCAGTACGCCACAGCGGAGCACGCCGCCGACGGGCAGCCGGACGCCGCGGGGCGGCAGGCCGCCGCCGGGCAACGGAACACCACCGGGCAGCAGACCGCGGCCGGACAGCAGGGGCACGGCCCCACCGCGCCCGAGGAGGGCTTCCCCTCTCACGGCCGGACCGCCGGCGCGTCCGACGGAACCGGTACGCCGCAGGGCCACGCCGGCGCGCCCGGGGGCTACGGCGGTACGCACCAGGGCCACGCCGGCGCGCCCGGCCCGGCCGCCGCCACGCCGGGTCCGGGCCACCGGACCGGCGAGCAGGCCGGCCCGCACGCCCACCCCGCCGGGCCCGGGGCCGGGCCGGACGCGTGTGCCCACCCCGATGGCCTCGCGCGTCCCGGCGCGCACGGGCCGGCCGGCGCCGACGACCGGCACACCGCTACGGGCGGCGACCGGTACCCCTGCCAGCGGCCGCGACCGGTACCCGCCACCGACGGCGCCCCCGTACCCCGTTCCCGGCGTGGCATCCCGGCCCCGGCCACTCCCCCTGCCGGGGCCGGCCGGCCGGCCCTGGGGCACGGACCGGCCCGGTCACCCGGACGCCGCGGACGGGCCCGCGGCCGGCCACCACGACACGGCCCGGGCCGCGGTCCCGGACGGCGGCGGCCACCACGCCTCCCGGCCCACGGCCGCGGCCCACCCGCCGTACGCCGATCCCCGTGGCCACGACGGCCACCCCGCCGGCGGTCCCGGTCCTGCCACTCCCCACCCCCCGGCCCCTGGGGCGTACGGCGCCGACGCGCGGGCGTACGGCACCGGCCCCGACGGGCCGTGGCCCGGCGCCCCGGGTGA
- a CDS encoding carbohydrate ABC transporter permease — translation MAATPRSKAGSASGTSGAPAKGATAAKPSVASRIAARAGGGAVRFFLVAVGLLWLTPTAGLLLSSLRDPAEVDVSGWWKVFGDPGQLTFSSYDDLLSNEAITDSLWTTAAITVPSTVLVVLIGALAGYAFAWMDFRGRDGWFMVVVGLLVVPVQVALIPVAKLFGEIGIFETTTGVVLFHTAFGLPFAIFLLRNFFAEIPRELLEAARLDGAGELRLFFRVVLPLGAPAIASLGIFQFLWVWNDMLVALIFADSGNPPITVALQQQVRQFGNNIDILGPGAFISMVVPLAVFFAFQRQFVSGVMAGAVK, via the coding sequence ATGGCCGCGACCCCTCGTTCGAAGGCCGGCTCCGCCTCCGGGACGTCCGGCGCCCCTGCCAAGGGGGCCACCGCCGCCAAGCCCTCGGTGGCCTCGCGGATCGCGGCGCGGGCCGGTGGCGGCGCGGTGCGGTTCTTCCTCGTCGCCGTCGGGCTGCTGTGGCTGACCCCGACCGCGGGGCTGCTGCTGTCCTCGCTGCGCGATCCGGCCGAGGTGGACGTCTCCGGCTGGTGGAAGGTCTTCGGGGACCCCGGCCAGCTCACCTTCAGCTCCTACGACGACCTGCTGAGCAACGAGGCGATCACCGATTCGCTGTGGACGACGGCGGCGATCACCGTGCCGTCCACGGTGCTGGTGGTGTTGATCGGCGCGCTGGCCGGTTACGCGTTCGCCTGGATGGACTTCCGCGGGCGCGACGGGTGGTTCATGGTGGTGGTGGGGCTGCTGGTGGTGCCGGTGCAGGTGGCGCTGATCCCGGTGGCCAAGCTCTTCGGCGAGATCGGCATCTTCGAGACCACCACCGGCGTGGTGCTCTTCCACACCGCCTTCGGCCTGCCGTTCGCGATCTTCCTGCTGCGGAACTTCTTCGCGGAGATCCCCCGCGAACTGCTGGAGGCGGCGCGGCTGGACGGCGCGGGCGAGCTGCGGCTGTTCTTCCGCGTGGTGCTGCCGCTGGGCGCGCCGGCCATCGCCTCGCTGGGCATCTTCCAGTTCCTGTGGGTGTGGAACGACATGCTGGTGGCGCTGATCTTCGCGGACAGCGGGAACCCGCCGATCACGGTGGCGCTCCAGCAGCAGGTGCGCCAGTTCGGCAACAACATCGACATCCTCGGGCCGGGGGCCTTCATCTCGATGGTGGTTCCGCTGGCGGTCTTCTTCGCCTTCCAGCGGCAGTTCGTGTCGGGCGTGATGGCCGGCGCGGTGAAGTGA